The following DNA comes from Capsicum annuum cultivar UCD-10X-F1 chromosome 7, UCD10Xv1.1, whole genome shotgun sequence.
CTTAAAATCTggttgttgttgtaatcttgaaatctagtgaagccgtgtgtggcctattttgattcactagcattgttgttgacatcttgttgttcttgttgtggtttgCTTCTTgtgtttttgaacttgatcttgtatcaatgatgatgatatgaaatgagcttaaaataaagaaatgggATTCATTTAGCCGATCCCAACTTGTTTGGGAAATAGTCATAAATGTTCTATTATGGTTCGAATAAGCACTTTAGAACCATTTAGTTAATATGGAAGTAATTGAAGTCGAGCAGTAGAATCAGTGGGTGTGATGCTGAGGTTTCAATATTTGTGTTAAGATTTTCCGCTTGGACTATCAATTTCAATTGGTTTAACAGTTGCCCATATGTTGGCATATGTCCTATGCTTTCATGTAGTTAGATGACTGCATTAGCTTGTAGCAAAATTAATTGAAGAAAGTCTTGGGATATATCGATGTACATACTATATCAGAAATGATAAGATATGTGCTTAAAATAATAACTAGATTGTTTAAAATAGTGATAATTTACAAAACTGTGATTGAGAACTAGCATACTAAAAAGTAGCAGTATCATATATTTCTTTAAGATCTTAGAGATGGTAAGCCACGTCAGATAAACTGGAATAGGTAAGCCACGTCAGATAAACTGGAATATATTAGAGAACAAAAGTCTTCTTACTCTGCTTTGGGGGTTGGGGGAAGCATCTCTTAAGCTTTTTTGTACTATTTTGTTAACAAGATGGAAGTTACTTGTTTTACAATAATCATGAATTTGATAATAATATTCTGGTAAAGCGGAGATACTGCCTAATAAGTGCCCTAGTATCCAAACGTTGCTcctataaattttctatttaataaatgtaatgtTATTACTACACTATGGCACTAGGATCAGTGGCTTACCTGCTACATGTCTTCTTCTGTTAGCACTCAGTGTTCTCGGTTCCCCTGCAGTCAAAATTTGTTCTCGGTTCACCTGTATAATAGTGCCTAATATACTTcgacaaaaaatatacaaattatctTTAAACTCTATCGCGTTTCCCAAAATTCTAACACTATGATATAGATAGCATATCTACTGTGTATTGATGTAACAGACTTGGTCACATATGAATAGATAATGTCATGAATGTATTTATCAGCAAAAATTCTAACATTGATATGTGTTTAACCCATAGTTTTCCCATTTGCGATAATGTTGTTCAACAACAAATTTACATCTCTGATATCTTCACCTATTTGTATGGACGTAATCACTCTTTTTGGGGTATCATTCCACATTTGTACATTGCAATTACTCTTGAGTTGATCATCTTTCTGAACTAATGCGTTATTATCTTTAATTCTAAATCCCATGGTCTGTAGATGTGGTATATTAGTAGCAATAGTATGTTGGGGCTGTTTATCCATTTCTTCAGCAATTTGTTTAGGCAGCCATTGTTTTACCTCTCTACCTTGTCTATGAGCACCCTCTATAACCTAGTTTTGTCTCCCTTGAGGTTGATTATCCCTTGGTTCTTCACATCGACATACATGGCCAAACCTTGAACATTTTTCGCAAAATAGATGTTTCCAGTCATAAGCCACTGGCTGGTTGTTAATCTTTCCACTGCGACCAGAAATCTCAACCACATCTAGCAGATCTTAAGTCAAGTTCATCTCCACTAAGAATCTAGCGTAGGACACTCTACTTTGTTTTGTAGTACAAACATCAGCAAATAATGGTCTCCCTAATCGACTAGTAATTTTGCTAAGAGCCTCCGCTCCTCCGTAATTAAGGGGCAAGTTTGGTAGCCTCACCTATAGGGGTATAGTGATAGGGAGCTCTTGAGTAAAATCAAAATCGTGGGTCCAATATTGAAGGATCAGTGGCTTACTATTAATAGAATATTGACCAGAGAAGAGAACATCGTCTATATCCTGCGTATTTTGGAACTTCACTATATAAAAGCCATCATCATAATAGAACAACTCAGGTTTCGCAACAAAATTCCAATAGAGAGCTATATAGTTCCTCATATATGAGAAAGCAGGAGCCTCTCCAAACGTGGATACTGCAAGGGCATTATTccatttatgtttttgttttacAATTTCAGGTACTTCTAGTATTACCACAGGTTTGTCGTTAATAACAGTTGGGGGTTTAAAATTAAGagtcataccagaagatattgtacAGTTAAAGGTGAATAATTGTGACCAAGCATTCCCCTCCTCCTTGGAAGAACCTTCCCCCAAATTGAGTTGTTGAGTTACTCCGTGAATCCCTTGGTGTGTCACCACAATGTTCCAATTCATATCGATCTGTCCACTGTTGTGTGACACTTTCGATTCATCTTGATTCACATTTTTTTCTATCACTTGGCTAGTAGAACCAATTTCCCTTGTCGATTTCCCAGATCCTGCATCACCAGTAGTAACAACACCCAAAGTCAAGCTAGGGCTAGGTAGAGCTATGGTGATTTTAGTCTAATTTCCTTGTACTCCAGTATTCATACTAGTTTTTATTCCACTTCAATTCGTTTCCACCGGTGATATTCCCCTTACCACATATTTTCCAACCAAATCCTCCATCGTCGGGGAGATCTTAATTGTCAAGTGGACCTTCTTTCTACGTTTGCCTCTTTCTCTCTTTGCCATCAAAATGGTATTGGTGCACGTTAGCAGATCGAGCTAAGACGTACACCGACTAGTGATTTCCTTCTCAAAAAATTCTTTCCTTCTTActaacttaattaatattttgcaGTAACTTAACAAAAATACAATTATCTATGTAATTATCATTTATAGGCAACCAAAGGGGATGACCCCAGGGAATGAGTATTGATAGTAGTGTTACCTTAATTGTTGGAGTTTTGGCTATCATTAGGACTCTTTACAGTCCCAATAAGTTCTTAGGTATGCCTTGATATGTTGTGCACCATAGCAGGTATGAGTTTGATTTCTCCGGTCCGGTATATAGTTTTGATATACTATTTAACTCCTCCAGAATTTTAAGATACAAAGACCACCAGATCTGTACAACTTGCCTATCTTCTCCTCCCTCTTTCAAACCCcacaattttttcaaaatctataaaGAAAGACTATTTTTTCTAGAAAACCATAGAAAAATTTATACAACCATTCAATACCCTTTATGTAATACTATGCTTCACCTATTTCATCCTCCATCAGCGGAAAAATTTGCTTTTACTGTTCTTTTCTACATGGCTTCGTAACTACTGTATTCTCTTCAAATGCTTTAATTGAGCTATTGAgttgagggtctatcgaaaagTCTTCCTATCTTTCACAAGGTAAGGGTATGATCTGCGTATTCACTATTCACCACTATCAGACTTCCCTAGTGGGATTACACCGAGTATGTTGTATTAGTGTTGGACATAATGTTGTAACTATAGCTTTTGGTAGTGGCCAAAGCTCAGTGTAGCCTTGAGTGGGTTTGAGATTCTTGCCAAGTTTTTAATACTAATCTCAGTTTGGTGTTTGAATGCATCCCAGTTTAAGTGTTGAAATTAATTATATCAACAAGTAATTACTGATATCAGAGAGGCAAGAATGTGCCAAAAATCAATGATATCTCAATTTGGCCAACATAATGATCTTCCATAATGATggaaaaatacaatacaataccaAGAAACCCCAACATAAGTGGGTGATAAAATCTGATCATATATATCAATACAAAATTTGCTATGCAATTGAGATTTCTTTCTACATTTTCTAGCTGTGTTACATTGCTTAACATATTTTGGGTAGTACATATTCAGGAAAAAAAAGAATGACCAACCTGTATGATTCTTTTAACTATAGTAACACAACATATTACAAAAAGAACCAATCGCATCAATAATTTCTGCATGTTCTCAAGTTTCTGACTCAGCTCTTTAACACCATTCCAACTTATGTTAtcctatcagtattctcagtcacaACAAAAAGCCCCTCAAAGTGGGCCGCGCCTAAATATCATTTAGAGTTTCAGTAATCCTTTTATATAAAGAGGGCAATTAAACGACCCTCTATGTAGGGATACATTGATCTACTGTAGTTCTCAAGAATGCACCTACATCAGTAGATAATTATATATCAGGGATGTAAATTTTGTAATACTAGATTAAAGAGGTCAAAAgatgtaaatattattttttccacataatttttgcataattgtACTCGTTCAGTAGATGTATCTGCGACCTAACTAGCTACTTATATATTGATGAAGTTTATATGATTTCTTCCCTAAAGAAGGGATAGGAACCTGTTTGCATTTACCTGATGAATAAATTAGCGATCAAACACTGACTAAGAAGAAAAAGGTCGGATTACCCTTACTTTTTAGGCTACCACATCAATTTCATCAAGCATGGTTGGTCTTCAATTATTAAGCTTTAGTGGCTGATTAGATATTATGGAGAGATCACGATATGAGTCCATAAGTATAAGTTATACAAGAGTTCTCCACCTACAATGTATTCAGTGTCCCACTTGTTTATCTATTTATCAAATTTGTATAAGCTAACAGATATCAAGTCAATAATGTAGAACTTGGTAGCAGTGAATGCTTGTACGAGTATTCCAGCGAATGTTTGTATGAGTATTCCAGATATCAAGGTCAACAATATTTGTACGAGTATTCCAGCTATCAAGTTCAACAATGTTTGTAAGTTGTGCTATTGGTCTCTGTTGTTGTCAATATATATAGACTAATCTCTGCTGTTGTCATCTGgttcatatttaaaaatatacaaatccCTATTGCTGTCATCTGGTTCAATGATTTACTGTTGATTAAGTGCTATGAAAATGAGAAGTTAGTCTATTAATAACGTAGCAGCAGTTAGTCTATAATctaatataatttatgctaaCAATATATTTCCTACCACTTTTTATGGTCTGACTTAACATATCCTTATACAGAttgagtttgaaagaaagaaacaaaaaatatttgttgttCAAAGTGCATCAGCTATTGATAGAGAAACTAATTCAGCAAGTCGGCCGACTTAGTTAAGTGAAATGGATATCTGGGTACAATCTGTTgatggaaagaaaaaagaaagagtcaAAGGTCTTAGCTCCCTAGGTCAGAGTGTAAAGGCAACTAACAGTTCAACATCAACTTTgccaaaagaaattaatgagatGATTAAGTCTCAAATTGATGCTTCAAATGCTGCTTTGTATGCTCAGTTGCAGAATGAgcgaaagaaaaataagaggatgagaaaggaattacacttgttgatgaagcatgtatacaacaaatcatcttcaaacGATGAACGTCCATCTCAAGAAGACTACCCAGCTTATgaggatgaaagtgatgatgactCTGATGACGTGAATGTAAGTGATAATCCCGATAATGTGAATGAAAGTGATTCTGACCCTGATGGTTGGTAGTTTTACTAaggattcaagtttgaaatatttctttggaccatttaagaatcaaaCATTATTGATGTGgttgttttgaattatgttttttttagctATAATGGTTTACATTAAacttgttttgaatgttgttttttgagaattattgaaggttttaaatagatttttgattaattgtgaaaTGTTTCTAGTGACTTACGTGTTAATTATTTTCGTGAAAATCTGTaggtaaaattttttttttttatgaaattttaccaaataattcatgaaaaattttgctaattaatcgcaaataaatccgcaaataacgtacctgcggatttatttctgtagctaaattacctagggatttacttggcaatcttcgtggggaataatttgtgattttttcatgaaaattgcaggtaaaattcttttttttaatgaaattttaccaaataattcatgcaaaattttgatagttaatcacaaataaatccgcaaataacgtacctgcggatttatttccacagctaaattacctaggaatttaCTTGGCAATCTTTGTGGagaataatttatgattttttcgtAAAAATCTGTAGGTAAAATCctttttatatgaaattttaccaaataattcatgcaaaattttgatagttaatcgcaaataacGTGCCTGTGGATTTATTTCCGCAGCTAAATTTCTTAGGGATTTACTTGAGAATCTTCGTGGAGAATAATTGGTGATTTTTTTCGTGGAAATCCGCAGGTAAAATcctttttgatgaaattttaccaaataattcatgcaaaattttgatagttaatcgcaaataaatcaGCAAATAACTTACCTGCGGATTTATTTTCGCAgttaaattacctagggattttataAATCCGCAGGTAATAATTACCTATGAAGGCATTTTTCTTTGGATTATAATTGGTAAGAAAATCCCCAGGTAATCAAATTACTTAGGGATTTTACCATATTATCCCTATGAAAATTCTCAGGTAATAAGCAGTTTTCTTGTAGTGTTGTCttgttttcaattattttattattttttgtgtcaTTTCTATATTCGTATTTATGTCTCGTATCATCTGTTCTGACTAACTGCCGGTCAGAGGATGAAAACCAGTGCTAAGGTTAACCTGAGTatccaactcctcctaaaaagtcCATTAGAAGCTAGAACTGAACACTGAGCTTCTgtctgaaataataaatatgggTACTCCATGCTGGTGAACCATCTCACGAACATAGATATGAGtgaacctctcagcactgaaagaCATCTGAATGGAGAGAAAATGAGTCGATTTGGTCAATCGACCTTCAATGACCCAAATATTGTTCGAGCCACGAAAAGTGAGAGTCAAGCCACCAATGAAGTCCATAATGATTCACTCCTACTTTCATTTGAAAATAGGTTATCTATGAATCAGACCACTAGGTCACTGCACTCGATCTTTGCCTAGTGAtaaacataggcaataagctacaaagtttattacatctctctttatgccactcAACCAGTAATGCTACATAAAATCTTTATATATCTTAGATATgtcgggatgaataaaatatctagagctgtgagccCCCACAATATCAACTGAATCAAGCCTCCTACCCTTGGAACACAAATGCGACCATAAAATCTTGGAATACCCTATGAATCCAAGGTGTCCCTCCTAGACTCACCCCTCAGAACCTCATAACAAATGTCATAAAGTCGACCATCCTCAAATTGAAGACTCCAAATCTGTTCAACCAAGGTATACCTAACCTCAACACTAGCAAAGATTGAAGTCTGAAATATTATGTCGAACCATCAAGTTGTCTAAGTATTGAACATTCCAAGCTAACGACTActtcaaaactaaaatgaaagccgagctacccatactcacctcTTTTTGGCTCAAGACATTTACTACCATACTCGTCTTTCCTGAATGGTATAGAATAGAgatgtcatagtccttcagcaattcAATCCACCTGTGATATCTTGAATTAAGATCCCTCTAGTTATAATATATACTGAGACTACGATGGTCAACATAGACCTCACAACAAgaaccatacaagtagtgtctccaatTCTTAAGCTCAAACACTACCGTCACCAACTCCatatcatgagtggggtagttgatCTCGTGGACTTTCAGTTGCCTCAACACATAAGCAATAACTCAACCCTGCTGCATTAGAACACAATCTAAACCAATACTAGAAGCATCAGAATATATGGTAAATCCCTGGCCCTCAACAAGAAGAGCCAAAATAGAAGATGAAATGAGCACGCCTTTGAGCTTCAGAAAActcgactcacactccttggaccaCTAAAAAAAACCTCCTTTCTAGTCAACCTAGTCATCGGTGCTGCAATAGTAACAAAACCCTCAACGAACTGCCTGTAGTAACctgccaaaccaataaagctacgaacctcaTTTGGAGATATAGGTCTGGCCCAATCATGAATAGCCCCAATCTTCGCTGATCCATTATAATCCCATTTTAGACACCACATGTACCAAAAATTTGATGGTCTCGAGTCAAAactcacattttgagaatttgaCATAAAGCTTTTGATTGTACTGGACCACAACTTAATTAGTTGAAAATTAGTCGTCACTGTACCACAACTTGATTAAATTTTCACCAACTTGTACTACAATATTGCTCCCAATACATTTTTTCAAAGTTAATAAATGACAGTCTTAACCACAACAAAGCCAATCTTAGAAGCaactaatttatatgaaattaatgttGCTACCATGATGCTACCATTTCCACTGACTTGATGTTGCTTGGTGATCGATTCTCCTACAAATATCAAATGGTCTACTACTAttatatatagaaaataaaagaaagtataCGTATGCACATGAAAATCtagttatatcaattattaaaAGAGTCATATTTTAAAGTAAGAAAGTAATCTTGATTCAAAAAATAACTTATTATTTATAGacaataaaagaaagaatatg
Coding sequences within:
- the LOC124885815 gene encoding uncharacterized protein LOC124885815, which produces MDIWVQSVDGKKKERVKGLSSLGQSVKATNSSTSTLPKEINEMIKSQIDASNAALYAQLQNERKKNKRMRKELHLLMKHVYNKSSSNDERPSQEDYPAYEDESDDDSDDVNVSDNPDNVNESDSDPDGWKMTTDSHVNDAEMSVVATNVATTSRTTALQAMVPVEKLKKITGVDFKRWNQKMFLYLITLCLQRFTSEKATDFPEGTSDQE